One Triticum dicoccoides isolate Atlit2015 ecotype Zavitan chromosome 4B, WEW_v2.0, whole genome shotgun sequence genomic window carries:
- the LOC119294106 gene encoding uncharacterized protein LOC119294106: protein MFRLTLIPQAIALCFFFHALQTSGVRLFTAIQEENNSPPQDFLHGSAKRILTSLKSNSIEATTFGQDSSSQDEAYTAGYYTSSRGPEASYYGLHATMDVYGHELKHGQWSSTTFWVSHYGDGNKSSYNEIQVGWHIRPERYGDSHPHFYTLWTRDGFETGCYNMDCPGFVRANDAVIAPGDAIHPVSHVPGPIQNITLRVFKDKTSGDWWVYYGFNNIPTGVGYFPKSIFSYLAQKANVMSFGGFVKSTKALPTPPMGSGAFPNGGKGRAASFNDLRFIDQDGNSSPITGNLTPLVTDGKCHSITPIDHARCFYGGPGGCVR from the exons ATGTTTAGGCTTACTCTGATTCCACAAGCGATTGCTCTATGTTTCTTTTTTCATGCTCTTCAAACAAGTGGTGTTCGGTTGTTTACTGCTATTCAAGAG GAAAATAATTCACCACCACAAGATTTTCTCCATGGTTCAGCCAAACGAATTCTCACAAGTTTGAAGTCAAACTCCATTGAAGCAACAACTTTTGGACAAGATTCTAGTTCACAGGATGAAGCATAT ACTGCAGGATACTATACATCATCTAGAGGTCCTGAGGCCAGCTACTATGGCTTACATGCCACCATGGATGTGTATGGCCACGAATTAAAACATGGTCAGTGGAGTTCGACTACATTTTGGGTTTCTCATTACGGAGATGGTAATAAATCAAGCTATAATGAGATTCAAGTTGGCTGGCAT ATTCGTCCAGAACGCTATGGTGACTCACACCCTCACTTCTATACCTTATGGACG AGAGATGGGTTTGAAACCGGCTGCTACAACATGGACTGTCCTGGTTTTGTACGTGCAAATGACGCTGTTATAGCTCCAGGTGATGCTATACATCCGGTTTCTCATGTCCCTGGACCCATTCAAAATATCACTCTCAGAGTGTTTAAG GACAAAACAAGTGGTGACTGGTGGGTCTATTACGGCTTCAACAACATCCCCACAGGGGTGGGATATTTTCCAAAGTCCATATTCAGCTACTTAGCACAAAAGGCAAATGTAATGTCTTTTGGTGGATTTGTTAAATCTACAAAAGCGCTTCCAACTCCTCCAATGGGCAGTGGCGCCTTCCCAAATGGTGGCAAGGGTCGCGCCGCATCATTCAATGACCTTCGATTCATCGACCAGGATGGGAATAGCAGCCCAATCACGGGAAACCTAACCCCATTAGTCACAGATGGCAAATGCCACTCTATCACTCCTATTGATCATGCTCGATGTTTCTATGGCGGGCCAGGAGGTTGCGTGAGATAA